The Leifsonia poae region AGCGTCCGGTGTGAAATCGGGTTCCGTTTTCGTGCTAATGTCTTTCTTCGGCGGCCGGTTCGATCGGCGGCCGAAACACCTGTCCGGGTGGCGGAAATGGCAGACGCGCTAGCTTGAGGTGCTAGTGCCCGTATAGGGCGTGGGGGTTCAAGTCCCCCCTCGGACACAGAACAGAGAACCCCGGTCTCACGACCGGGGTTTTCTGCATCCCGGGCGGCAGAGAAGAAGGCATCCCTTAGACTTTCGTCTCGGATATGACACTCGACACTGCCCCACGCACGCCGAGCCCGGCCGACATCCGGCGCTGGCGACGGTACCTCGCGGACGAACGCGCCGAGGCGGCCGTCTACCGCGACCTGGCCGGGCGACGCACCGGTGAGGAGCAGGAGATCCTGCTCGCTCTCGCAGAGGCGGAGGGGCGCCACGAGCAGCACTGGCTCACATTGCTCGGAGAGCACGTCGGCCGCCCGCTCCGCGGCGACATCCGCACCCGCATCCTCGGGTTCCTGGCCAGGCGGTTCGGCTCCGTGTTCGTCCTCGCGCTCGCACAGCGCGCCGAGGCACGATCGCCGTACGCGACCGACGCGGACGCGACGCCGCAGATGGCGGCGGACGAACAGATCCACGAAGAGGTCGTCCGGGCGTTGGCCGCCCGCGGCCGGCAGCGTCTCTCCGGCACGTTCCGCGCGGCGGTCTTCGGCGCGAACGACGGCCTGGTGAGCAACCTCGCGCTCGTCCTCGGGATCAGCGCGAGCGGGGTCCCGAACCACGTCGTCCTTCTGACCGGCGTCTCGGGGCTTCTGGCGGGTGCCCTGTCGATGGGGGCCGGGGAGTATGTCTCCGTCCGTTCCCAACGCGAACTGCTCGAAGCCTCCACGCCGAATCCTGAGACCCGCACTGTCATCCCGCATCTGGATGTGGATGCGAACGAACTCGCCCTCGTCTACCGGGCCCGTGGGATGACCGCTGACGAGGCACAGGCGCACGCGCACGACGTCCTCGGCGGGCTCGCCAACGATCCCGATGAGCCGCAGGCGGATGCGGTGGATGAGCACGAAGCCGTCGGGAAAGGCTGGAACGCCGCCATCTCGAGCTTCTGCTTCTTCGCCTCCGGTGCACTCATCCCGGTTCTGCCCTACCTGTTCGGGCTCCAGGGGACGGCGGCGGTCATTGTGGCCGCGACTCTGGTCGGCCTCGTTCTGCTCGGCACCGGAGCCATCGTCGGTCTGCTCTCGGGGGCCCGCCCCTCAGGCGCGCACTGCGCCAGCTCGGCATCGGGTTCGGCGCCGCCGCCGCGACTTACCTGCTCGGCCTGCTGTTCGGCACGACGCTCGGCTGACGCCTGCCGCCCGCCGCGATCGGTCGCGACCGATCGCGCGCAGACCGGACGTCAGCGGCGAGCCCGGACATCAGCGGCGAGCCCGGACATCAGCGGCGATACCGGTCGCCATCGGTGCCGTAGACGAAAGCGCCGGTGATCGGCACCAGAAGGAACCAGAGCCAGCTGTAGCCGTACCCCCAGATCGCGCTCGTCGCGAAGAAGAGGATGAGGGAGATGAACGGCACGATCGACACGACGGCGAGGCCCCAGCGGCCATAGTGGTGCGGCGGCGGTCTGTGCTCGTCGAGAGGGGCGGAGTCGGCCCCGCCCGCCCGGGCACCGGCCGAGGCGGCCGTCTGGTGCGGGCCTCCGACGGGATCGAGATCGACCCTGCCGGGGAGATCGACGAACAACGGGGCGAGATCGCCCCGGGTGACGGACGCCCGGGCAGCCTGAACCCGTGTCTGCAGTTCGGCGTCAGTCAGCCTGCCATCGGCCGCGTGGGTCTGCAGCGCGGCGACAGCCCGCTCGCGCTCATCGTGGCTGAGACGCAGCGACGCGCTGGAGGGATCCGAGAAATCCGTCATGTCGTCAGTATGCCAGGGAGCGGATCGGCGGCGAAGGTTCTACAATCGTGAATCGAACATATGTTCGATTCACGGATGCGAGGGAAGACACATGACGGAGATCCACGAGGCCGTCGCCGTCTGGACCACCGACGACGGGATACCGACGCGACTCGTCTGGCGCACGACGCGCTACCGGGTGACCGATACGCCGACCGTATGGGCGGAGGTGTGCGCCTGGTGGCGCCCCTTCGGCGAACATCGTTACAGCATCGGTACCATCCCCGCGAGATCGGCGGCTGGCGCTTTCAGGCCACCGACGATCGGGGCGTCGCCCGCGTCTTCGACGTGCGGCACGATGACGAACGGCACAGCTGGCAGCTGGTGAGGATCTTCGACTGAGGGCGTGCCTCCCCCGGCACGCGCCCACGGCAAACTACTCTCACCGGGTGAGCTACGACCCCTACGGATCCGATGTCCTGGCCGGCGATTGGAAGAACGCCGGCCGCAAACCCGTTCCGACGGTTCCCGTCGTCCGCGACCTCGTGGTCGAAGACGCGGCCACCGGGTTCTGCGGAGCGGTGACGCGCCTGGAGGCCCAGACCGTGGAACTCGAGGATTATTTCGGCAAGAAGCGGGTGTTCCCGCTCGGCGGCGGGTTCCTGATCGACGGCGAGCCGGTGACCCTGGTCTACCCGAAGAAGTCCGACGACGGCACCCGGGCGCGCACCGCATCCGGCTCCTTCGCTGTGACCGGCCAGAAAGCCCGTGTGGCGCGGGCCAGCCGCATCTTCGTGGAGGGCCGGCACGACGCCGAGCTGGTCGAACGCGTCTGGGGCGACGATCTGCGGGTGGAGGGCGTCGTCGTCGAATACCTCGAAGGCGTGGACGATCTGGATGCGATCGTGCGGGAGTTCGCCCCCGACCGCGATCGGCGGATCGGCGTTCTGGTCGACCATCTCGTCCCGGGCTCCAAGGAGAGCCGGATAGCCCAGACGGTGGCGCGGGGGCCGTTCGGCGACCACGTCCTCGTGGTCGGGCATCCATTCATCGACATCTGGCAGGCGGTGAGACCCGAGCGGGTGGGCCTGGTCGCCTGGCCGGACATCCCGCGCTCGATCGAGTGGAAGCACGGGATCTGCGACGCCCTCGGGCTCCCGCACGAAAGCCAGGCCGATGTGGCGAGAGCCTGGAAGAAGATCCTCGGTTCCGTGCGCGGATTCGGCGATCTGGAGCCGGAGCTCCTCGGGCGCGTCGAGCACCTCATCGACTTCGTCACCGAGTCTTGAGCCCCGGAATGGGTGGACTTTCCGTTCTCTGCCGGTAGGCTGGTGCTACGCCGCGTGTTTTGCATGTGTTGGAGCGGTACGTCCCGAACCCGGAGCGTTGCCACCTTTTCAGGAGCAGGCTTACAACACGCAGCGAGGCTCCGACGTTCGGAGTCGCAATTACGCTCCTGGAGGAGACATGGCAACAGGTACGGTCAAATGGTTCAACGCTGAAAAGGGATTCGGCTTCATCGCCCCCGACGATGGCGGCGCTGACGTCTTCGCTCACTACTCGGCGATCACCACGGGCGGCTACCGCTCGCTGGAGGAGAACCAGAAGGTCGAGTTCGAGGTGACTCAGGGTCCGAAGGGCCTGCAGGCGGAGAACATTCGCCCGCTCTAGTCAAGAACTCGTGAAGGGGTCGGACCGCGAGGTCCGGCCCCTTTTCGTCGCCCTGGGGGCCGCGACGGGGATTTCCCAGGGCATTCCCAGCCAGATGCGGCATAGCCGGATCGGGTGCCGCCTCAGCCGAAAAGCATTTGCTATCGTCGAACATATGTTCGAAACTTGAAGGGTGTTCACGACCGTCGCCGCCCTCGCCTCCCCGGCACCCGACCGGGCGCAGGTGCACGAGCTGCAGTCGCGCATCCGGCAGATGCAGGCGACCAAACTCGAGAGCCGCGGGCTGGAGACGCATCCGGCTCTCGCCTCACTGCTGCCGGGCGGCTCGCTGAAAGCCGGCGCCGCCTACTCGGTGCGCGGGTCGACGACACTCGTCATGGCGATGCTGGCGGGCCCTTCCGGTGCCGGAGCCTGGTGCGGGGTCGTCGGGATGCCCGACTTCGGGGCCGAGGCCGCCGGGCGATTCGGTATCGACCTGGAACGGCTCGTGCTGGTCCCACACCCCGGCGAGCACTGGCTCACGGTGACGGCCGCGATCGTGGATGTGCTGAGCGTGGTGGTCGTCGTCCCGTCGACCGCGGCGCGCGATGCCGACGTGGCCCGGCTCACCGCCCGACTGCGGCAGCGCGAGAGCACCCTCATCGTCGTCGGCGACTGGCCGCAGGTGGAGGCGACCCTCACCGTCGCCCACAGCGGCTGGGACGGTCTGGGCGCCGGCGTCGGCGCTCTCTCCTCCCGCCGCGTCACCGTGGAGTCCGCCGCCCGCGGCGGATCCGGCTCGCCGCGTCGGGCCGAGCTGTGGTTGCCCGATCTCCGCGAGACCTTCCGCGCCGCCGACACCGATGGTGCCGGCCGCGCGCAACACGCCGGCCGTGAGCGCCCCGCTCTGGAGGCGGTGGGCTGAGTGCGGGTGACGAGGGCGATGGTGCTGTGGTGCCCGGACTGGCCGGTGACCGCCGCGATCCGGGCACGGGAGCTTCCCGACGACGCACCGGTGGTGCTCGTGGAGGGCGGCCTCGTCTTCGCCTGCTCGGCGGCGGCCAGGGCCGACGGGGTGAGACGGGGGCTGCGCATCCGGGAGGCCCAGTCCCGATGCACCCAGGTGCTGGTGCTCCCCTACGACCCGGTGCAAGATGCGCGGGCCTTCGAGCCGGTGCTCGCCGCCATCGAAGAGATCGCTCCGGGAACGCAGCCGGTCCGTCCCGGAACCGTCGTGCTGCGAGCACGGGGGCCGGCCCGCTACTACGGCGGGGAAGAGAGGGCCGCCACCGAGCTGCTGCGCTGTCTGGAGGGTCTCGGCATCCCGGACGCGCGTATCGGTATCGCCGACGGGCCGTTCGCCGCCGAGCAGGCTGCCCGCCGCACCGGGGCCGAGCGCGTGCGCGTGATCCCGGCGGGCGACTCCCCCGCCTTCCTGTCGCCGTTGCCGGTGGCGACGCTCGGGCAGGAGGAGCTGACGCCGCTGTTCCTGCGGTTGGGCATCCACCGGCTCGGCGATCTCGCCGCACTCGACCGCACAGATGTGCGTCACCGGTTCGGCGCGCTCGGAGAGCGTTGTCACACGCTGGCGAGCGGGCTCGACGACACCGCCGTCGTGCCGCGCACGCCGCCGAAACAGCTCGACCGGGCGATCGAGTTCGAGCCGCCGCTCGACAGGGTGGACCAGGTCACGTTCGCCTTCCGTGCCACCGCCGAGACCTTCATCGCCGGGCTCACCAAGGCGGGACTGGTGTGCACCTCGGTGCGCATCGAGGTCACCGACGAACGAGGGAAGACGGGCGAACGCACCTGGCTGCACCCGCGGCTGTTCTCCGCCGGCGACGTGGTAGACAGAGTGCGCTGGCAGCTGCAGGGCAGCGGTGCGATCGACAGCGGTCTCGGCTCCCCCGTCGTGCGGGTGCTCGTCGCCCCCGAGGCCGTCGACGACATCGGTCACCATGAAGACGGGCTCTGGGGCGGCGGCGCGGATGAGCGCATCCACCACGGCCTCTCCCGCGTGCAGAGCATGCTCGGGCACGATGCGGTCGTCACCGCGACGATCGGCGGCGGCCGAGCACCGGCCGAACGGCGGGTGCTCGTGCCCTGGGGCGATCGGGCCGTCGGCGCCGCCCGAGCGGAACAGCCCTGGCCCGGGAGCCTGCCGGCGCCGGCGCCGGCGACCGTGTTCGAGGCACCGCTCACCGTGGCCGTGCTCGATGAAAGCGGCCGACCGGTGGCGGTGGATGCGCGGGGCTCGGTCACCGCGCCCCTCGCCCGGTTCTCCCCCACCGCATCCGCCCGCGACGCTCGCGAGGTGAATGCCTGGGCCGGGCCGTGGCCGGTGCGCGAACGCTGGTGGGATGCCGCTCTGGCCCGCACCGTTCAGCGGTTCCAGGTGGTCGACGCCGACGGCACCGCCTGGCTGCTCGTGCTCGACGGCACCGATTGGCGTGCGGAGGCCCGCTATGACTAGCCACGGGAGCGACGATGGGCTGGAATAACCCGCCGATCCCGTGGGCCGAGTTCGAACGACGATTGTCGGGCACGCGCACCGGCGAGCAGGAGGAGGAACGGCCGACCTCGCGCAAACGGGCCGCGTATGTTCCGCCCCCACTGCCGCCGGAACAGCCGGAGGACGACGCCGGCCACGTTCCTTACGCCGAACTGCACGCGCACTCGAACTTCAGTTTCCTGGACGGCGCCAGCTCGCCGGAGGAACTGCTCGAGGAGGCGACCCGGCTGCGGCTGCACGCCCTCGCGATCACCGATCACGACGGCTTCTACGGCGTCGTTCGTCTGGCCGAGGCGGCGGAAGCGTACGACCGGGTGAAGACGGTGTTCGGCGCCGAACTGTCGCTGCAGCTCAGCAGACCCCAGAACGGGGAGGCCGACCCGGAGGGCAGCCACCTCGTGGTGCTCGCCCGGCGGCAGGAGGGGTATCACCGGCTGGCGGCGGCCCTCACCGACGGGCAACTCGCCGGCGAAGAGAAAGGGCGCCCCCGGTACGACCTCGAGGGCCTCGCCCAGCAGGCCGGCGGCGAGTGGACCGTCCTCACCGGCTGCCGCAAAGGCGAGGTGCGCCGAGCGCTCGCATCCGGCGGCGAGGAGGCGGCCGAACGCGAAGTCGCCCGACTGGCCGAGCTGTTCGGGCGGGAGGCCGTGCTCGTCGAGCTCATCGACCACGGCAACCCGCGCGACACGACCGACAACGACACACTCGCCCGCATCGCCGGGCGGCTCGGGATGCCGGTGGTCGCCACCAACAACGTGCACTACGCCTCCCCGGCGCAACACCCGCTCGCCGCCGCCCTCTCGGCCGTGCGTGCCCGGCGGAGCCTCGACGAGATGGACGGCTGGCTGCCCGCCTCCGACGCCGCCCACCTGCGCAGCGGGCGCGAGATGGCCGCCCGGTTCGGCCGCTACCCGGGGGCCGTCGAGCGCACGGTCGAGGTGGCCGACGACCTCTCCTTCCGGTTGCGCAGCGCACGGCCGAAACTGCCGAGGCAGGAGGTTCCCGACGGGCACACGCCGATGAGCTGGCTGCGCGAGCTGACCTGGCGCGGCGCTGCCGAACGCTATCCCGATCTCGACACCGACCCCCTTCACCAGAAACGCACCCGGATCGAGCACGAGTTGAAGGTGATCGAAGAGAAGGACTTCCCCGGCTACTTCCTCATCGTGAACGACATCGTGAGGTACGCCCGCGAGCGGGACATCCTCTGCCAGGGGCGAGGCTCGGCCGCGAGCTCGGCGGTCTGCTACGTGCTCGGCATCACGGCGGTCGACGCGATCCGCTACCACCTGCCGTTCGAGCGGTTCCTCTCCAGCATGCGCGACGAGGAACCCGACATCGACGTCGACTTCGACTCCGACCGGCGTGAGGAGGTCATCCAGTACGTCTACAGCAAGTACGGCAGGCACAACGCCGCGCAGGTGGCCAATGTGATCAGCTACCGCCCCAAGAACGCCGTGCGCGACATGGCCAAAGCCCTCGGATTCAGCCCCGGCCAGCAGGACGCCTGGTCGAAGCAGATCGACACCTGGGGCTCCATCCAGACCACGGCCGACCACGACATCCCGGAGCCGGTGGTCGAGCTCGCGCAGCAGGTGCTGAAGTTCCCCCGGCATCTGGGCATCCACTCCGGCGGCATGGTGCTGACCGACCGGCCGGTGGGCGAGGTGTGCCCCATCGAGCACGCCCGCATGGAGAACCGCACCGTGCTTCAGTGGGACAAAGACGATTGCGCCTGGATGGGTTTGGTCAAGTTCGACCTGCTCGGCCTCGGCATTCTGAGCGCCCTGCACTATTCGATGGCCGTGATCGCGGAGTCGCTCGGCGAGCGATTGACGCTGGACAGCATCCCGAAAGAAGAGCAGGGCGTCTACGACATGCTGGCCCGGGCAGACGCGATCGGCGTGTTCCAGGTGGAGAGCCGGGCGCAGATGGGCACGCTGCCGCGCCTGCGGCCCCGAGGGTTCTACGACCTGGCCATCGAGATCGCGCTCATCCGGCCGGGACCGATCCAGGGCGGAGCGGTGCACCCGTACATCCGGCGGAAGACCGGCGAGGAGCAGGTGAGCTACGCGCACAAAAAGCTCGAGCCGGTGCTGGAGCGCACCCTCGGCGTTCCGCTCTTCCAGGAACAGCTGATGCAGATGGCGATGGCGATCGGCGGATTCGACGCCGCCGACGCCGACCAGCTGCGCCGCGCGATGGGCTCCAAACGCGGGGTGGAGAAGATCAGCCGGTTGCGCGCGAAGCTCTACGAGGGCATGGCCGCGAACGGTCTCACCGGCGACGAAGCCGACGCCATCTACGCCAAGATCGAGGCGTTCGCCAATTTCGGTTTCGCCGAGAGCCACTCCCTCAGTTTCGCGCTGCTCGTCTACGCCAGCTCCTGGCTCAAGCTGCACTACCCCGGCGCCTTCCTCGCCGGGCTTCTACGCGCGCAACCGATGGGGTTCTACTCTCCGCGCACCCTCACCGCGGATGCACGCCGGCACGGTGTCGTGGTCCACCGGCCGGATATCCACCGCTCCGGCGTCTTCCCCGTGCTGGAGGCTCTCGACGACGCCACAACCGGACCGACCGGTTCAAACGTTTGCCTCGAGCGCACCCAACCCCCGGTCGCCCCGCTGCCGACTCCGGGCGGAAAGCCGCTGCCCGCCCCGCAGATCCCGCTCGACTACGACAGGCACCGTCGCGACGCCGGCCACGCAGTGCGGCTGGGCCTCGCCGGGGTCGCCTCGATCGGCGAGAAGCTGGCCGCGCGCATCGTCGCCGAGCGGGAGCAGCACGGACGGTTCACCGACCTCGGCGACCTGAACCGCCGGGTCGGCCTCAGCGCGGCCCAGCTGGAGGCTCTCGCGACCGCCGGCGCCTTCGACGGGCTCGGGCTCACCCGACGGCAGGCCATCTGGGAGGCGGGACCGGCAGCGCAGGAGAAGCCGGAGTTTCTCACCGGCACGACGATCGCGGTGCAGCCTCCACTGCTGCCGTTCCTCTCCCCCGCCGAACAGCTGGCTTCCGACCTGTGGGCGACGGGGATCTCTCCGGACGATCACCCGATCGGCTTCCTTCGGCCGCAGCTGAGTGAGCGCGGGGTCTACCCGGCCGAGCAGCTCCCGTTCGCCGAGTCCGGGCGCCGCATCGAGGTGGGCGGTGTCGTGACCCACCGCCAGCGCCCGCAGACCGCCGGCGGCGTCACCTTTCTCAACCTGGAGGACGAGACCGGACTGGTGAACATCATCTGCCCGCAGGGCGTCTGGAACCGCTACCGCCGGGTGGCTCGGGAGGCACCGGCCATGATCATCCGGGGCATCCTGGAACGGTCGCACGAGGGGGTCGTCAACCTGATCGCCGACCGGATGGAAGCACTGACGGTGGGGATGCGCACCACCTCACGCGACTTCCGGTGACGCGGCGACGCGCCTGAGCCCGCCCTAATCGTCTTCGAACCGAAGATGCCGCACACTGCGACCGTTGCGACGCACCAGTTTCAATGCCTCCACGCCGATCCGGATGTGCCGATCGACGAACTCGGCGGTCACACTGTGATCGCTCGCGGCCGTCTTCACCCCCTCGGGGATCATCGGCTGATCGGAGACCAGCAGCAGCGCCCCGCACGGGATGCGGTTGGCGAAGCCGGCCGCGAAGACCGTGGCGGTCTCCATGTCGACAGCCATGCAGCGCGTGCGCTGCAGGTACGCCTTGAACGTGTCGTCGTGCTCCCACACCCGCCGGTTCGTCGTGTAGACCGTGCCCGTCCAATAGTCGTAGCCGAAGTCCCGGATGGTCGTGGAGACACCGCGCTGCAACTGAAACGCCGGCAGGGCGGGAACCTCCGGCGGCAAATAGTCGTTCGAGGTCCCTTCCCCGCGGATCGCGGCGATCGGCAGCACGAGATCGCCGAGCCGGTTCTTCTTCTTCACCCCGCCGCATTTGCCGAGGAACAGCACCGCTTTCGGGCTCACCGCACTCAGCAGGTCCATGACTGTCGCAGCGTTGGGGCTGCCCATCCCGAAGTCGATCATCGTGATGCCGTCGGCGGTGGCGTTCGGCATCGGCCTGTCGACACCGCGCACCTCCACCCCGTGCAGTCGCGCGAAGATCTCCACATAGTCGCCGAAGTTGGTCAGCAGCACATGGTCACCGAACTCGGCGAGCGGTGTCCCCGTGTAGCGCGGGAGCCAGTCGGAGACGATCTCCTGTTTGTCTTTCATCGCATGTCCTCTCAGACCACCCCGGCCGAACCCAGCGCCGCGCCGATGGCGAACGTCGCGATCAGCGCGATCGCCCCGCCCACAACGACCCGCACGGTCGCCCGCCAGCGCGAACTGCCGCCGATGAACGCAGCGACGTATCCGGTCAGCGCCAGGGCGACGAGCACGACGACGAACGTCACCGGCACCCGGGCCGCCTGCGGAAGCAGCAGCATCGGCAACAACGGCAGGATGCCGCCGATCGTGAAGGGGACGGCCGACGCGAGTGCGGCGTGCCACGGGCTCACCACGTCGTCGGGGTCGATGCCGAGTTCGGCGGAGAGGTGGGCGGCGAGCACATCGTGTTCGGTGAGTTCGAGCGCGACCTGACGCGCCGTCGCCGGCTTCAGCCCTTTCGCCTCGTAGAGACCGACGAGCTCCTCCAGCTCCTGCTCCGGCGTCTCCTCCAGTTCGCGGCGCTCCTTCGCGATGAGGGCGTGCTCGCTGTCGCGCTGGCTGCTCACCGACACGTACTCGCCGAGGGCCATCGAGATGGCGCCGCCGACGAGCGCGGCCAGCCCCGCGGCGAGGATGGGGGCGATGTCTCCCGTCGCCCCAGCGACGCCGACGGCGACCGCGGCCACCGAGACGATGCCGTCGTTTGCACCGAGCACGCCCGCCCGCAGCCAGTTGAGCCGTTGGGCGAGCCCTTCGCGATGAGGCTCGCCCAGATGCTGCCCGGGCAGCGGGTTCTCATTCGTCGCCGAATCCGTCATGAGACCAGCAGACCATGTCCGGCGCCGCCGCGCCAGTGAGGGAAGGCAGCCCACACCCGGCGGCCGCTTCGTCACACACGCCACCCACCCGATACGATTCTGAAGGTCCCGACAGAAAGTCAGCTATGCCGCAAACCACTTCGCTTTCCCCTCTGCTCGAAGATGTGCTCCGCCGGAATGCGGGAGAACCTGAGTTCCACCAGGCTGCACGCGAGGTCTTCGATTCACTCGGCCCTGTGATCGCGGCGCATCCCCGCTACGCCGAGGCATCGGTGCTGGAGCGTCTCAGCGAGCCGGAGCGGCAGATCATCTTCCGCGTGCCGTGGACGGACGACCGCGGCCACGTGCACATCAACCGCGGTTTCCGCGTCGAGTTCAATTCCGCTCTCGGCCCGTACAAGGGCGGGCTGCGTTTTCACCCGACGGTCACACTCGGCACGGTCAAGTTCCTCGGTTTCGAGCAGATCTTCAAGAACGCGCTCACCGGTCTGCCCATCGGCGGCGGAAAAGGCGGAAGCGACTTCGACCCCAAGGGCAAGTCCGACGCCGAGGTGATGCGGTTCTGTCAGTCGTTCATGACGGAGCTGTACCGGCACATCGGCGAGTACACGGATGTGCCTGCCGGTGACATCGGCGTCGGCGGCCGCGAGATCGGCTATATGTTCGGCCAGTACAAGCGCATCACGAACCGCTACGAGTCGGGTGTGCTCACCGGCAAGGGTGTCGGCTGGGGCGGTTCGCTCGTGCGAACCGAGGCCACCGGTTTCGGTGCCGTCGTGTTCGCCGAGCGGATGCTCGCCACCCGCGGTCGCTCGTTCGACGGTGCCCGGGTGCTCGTCTCCGGTTCGGGCAATGTCGCGATCTATGCCATTCAGAAGGTGCAACAGCTCGGCGGCACCGTCGTCGCCTGCTCCGACTCGACCGGCGCGGTCTACGACGAGGACGGCCTCGACCTCGACTTGCTCCGCCGGGTGAAGGAGCAGGACCGCGGGCGACTGAGCGACTATGCGGCCGCGCGGGGCACCGCATCCGTGTACCGCCCCGGTGGTGACATCTGGGCGCTCGCGGCCGAGACGCACATCGATGTCGCTATCCCCTGCGCCACGCAGAACGAGCTCGACGGCGACGCAGCGGCGACCCTTGTGAACAACGGCGTCATCGCGGTCGTCGAGGGCGCGAATATGCCGTCGACCCCCGAGGCCGTGCGTGTGTTCTCATCCGGCGGCATCCTGTTCGCGCCCGGCAAGGCGGCAAATGCCGGCGGCGTGGCAACCTCGGCGCTCGAAATGCAGCAGAACGCCTCCCGCGACGCGTGGACTTTCGACTACGCCGAGCACCGCCTGGCCGAGATCATGGTCGGCATCCACGACCGCTGCGCCGAGACGGCGGAGGAGTATGGCAGCCCCGGCGACTACGTTCTCGGCGCGAACATCGCCGGTTTCGTGCGGGTGGCCGATGCGATGATCGCCCTCGGCGTCATCTGATCCCCTCCCTCCCGACGAAGCGCTACCCGCGCCCGATTCGCTTGCGCAGGAAGTCGAT contains the following coding sequences:
- the gdhA gene encoding NADP-specific glutamate dehydrogenase, which codes for MPQTTSLSPLLEDVLRRNAGEPEFHQAAREVFDSLGPVIAAHPRYAEASVLERLSEPERQIIFRVPWTDDRGHVHINRGFRVEFNSALGPYKGGLRFHPTVTLGTVKFLGFEQIFKNALTGLPIGGGKGGSDFDPKGKSDAEVMRFCQSFMTELYRHIGEYTDVPAGDIGVGGREIGYMFGQYKRITNRYESGVLTGKGVGWGGSLVRTEATGFGAVVFAERMLATRGRSFDGARVLVSGSGNVAIYAIQKVQQLGGTVVACSDSTGAVYDEDGLDLDLLRRVKEQDRGRLSDYAAARGTASVYRPGGDIWALAAETHIDVAIPCATQNELDGDAAATLVNNGVIAVVEGANMPSTPEAVRVFSSGGILFAPGKAANAGGVATSALEMQQNASRDAWTFDYAEHRLAEIMVGIHDRCAETAEEYGSPGDYVLGANIAGFVRVADAMIALGVI